Proteins encoded together in one Roseibacterium elongatum DSM 19469 window:
- the thrS gene encoding threonine--tRNA ligase, with the protein MAQISLTFPDGNSRDFDAGITPAEVAAGISNSLAKKAISASVNGAHWDLQWPIEADAQIAIHTMKDDAPALELIRHDLAHVMARAVQEIWPDVKVTIGPVIENGWYYDFDRQEPFTPEDLGQIEAKMKEIINRRDPVTTEVWDRDRAVKFYEANNEPYKVELVGMIPEGQPIRMYWHGHWQDLCRGPHLQHTGQLPADAFKLMSVAGAYWRGDSDRAMLQRIYGVAFKNRDDLKKHLTMLEEAAKRDHRKLGREMDLFHMQEEAPGQIFWHPNGWRIYTELQNYMRRRQEEGGYVEVNTPQVVDRRLWEASGHWEKYQEHMFIVEVDEEHAREKSVNALKPMNCPGHVQIFNQGLKSYRDLPLRMAEFGSCNRYEPSGALHGIMRVRGFTQDDAHIFCREEQIEAETKKFIDLLASVYADLGFESFTVKFSDRPEKRAGSDEVWDKAEGALKAATEAAGYDFELNPGEGAFYGPKLEFVLTDAIGRDWQCGTLQVDFVLPDRLDADFVAEDGAKHRPVMLHRAILGSFERFIGILIESFAGKLPFWLAPRQVVVASIVSEADDYVHEVVAALRARGIRAEADIRNEKINYKVREHSVGKVPVILAIGRKEVEDRTVTLRRLGEKQTSVMVLDEVVAMLAAEAVAPDLARKG; encoded by the coding sequence ATGGCCCAGATCTCCCTCACCTTTCCCGATGGCAATTCGCGTGACTTCGACGCTGGCATCACGCCTGCCGAGGTCGCCGCCGGCATTTCCAACTCGCTCGCGAAAAAGGCGATTTCCGCCTCGGTGAACGGCGCGCATTGGGACCTGCAATGGCCCATCGAGGCCGACGCGCAGATCGCCATTCACACGATGAAGGACGACGCCCCCGCGCTGGAGTTGATCCGCCACGACCTCGCCCATGTCATGGCCCGCGCCGTGCAGGAGATCTGGCCCGACGTGAAGGTCACCATAGGCCCCGTGATCGAGAACGGCTGGTACTACGATTTCGATCGGCAAGAGCCCTTTACGCCCGAGGACCTCGGCCAGATCGAAGCGAAAATGAAGGAAATCATCAACCGCCGCGATCCGGTCACCACCGAGGTCTGGGACCGCGACCGCGCGGTGAAGTTCTACGAGGCCAACAACGAACCCTACAAGGTCGAACTGGTCGGCATGATCCCCGAAGGCCAGCCGATCCGCATGTATTGGCACGGCCATTGGCAGGACCTGTGCCGCGGCCCGCATCTGCAGCACACCGGGCAACTGCCCGCCGACGCCTTCAAGCTGATGAGCGTCGCGGGCGCCTATTGGCGTGGCGACAGCGACCGCGCCATGCTGCAACGCATCTACGGCGTCGCCTTCAAGAACCGCGACGATCTGAAAAAGCACCTGACCATGCTGGAGGAGGCCGCCAAACGCGACCACCGCAAGCTGGGCCGCGAGATGGACCTGTTCCACATGCAGGAGGAAGCGCCCGGCCAGATCTTCTGGCATCCGAATGGCTGGCGCATCTATACCGAGTTGCAGAACTACATGCGCCGCCGTCAGGAAGAGGGCGGATATGTCGAGGTGAACACCCCGCAGGTCGTCGACCGCCGCCTGTGGGAGGCCTCGGGCCACTGGGAGAAATACCAGGAGCACATGTTCATCGTCGAAGTGGACGAGGAACACGCGCGCGAGAAATCGGTCAACGCGCTCAAGCCGATGAACTGCCCCGGCCATGTCCAGATCTTCAATCAGGGCCTCAAATCCTACCGCGACCTGCCGCTGCGCATGGCCGAATTCGGCTCGTGCAACCGCTACGAGCCCTCGGGCGCGCTGCACGGCATCATGCGCGTGCGCGGTTTTACGCAGGATGACGCGCATATCTTCTGCCGCGAGGAACAGATCGAGGCGGAAACCAAGAAATTCATCGACCTTCTGGCCTCGGTCTATGCCGATCTGGGGTTCGAGAGCTTTACCGTGAAATTCTCGGACCGGCCCGAAAAGCGCGCCGGTTCGGACGAAGTCTGGGACAAGGCCGAAGGCGCGCTGAAGGCCGCGACCGAGGCCGCGGGCTATGATTTCGAGCTGAACCCGGGCGAAGGCGCTTTTTACGGGCCGAAACTGGAATTCGTGCTGACCGACGCCATCGGGCGCGATTGGCAATGCGGCACGTTGCAGGTGGATTTCGTCCTGCCCGACCGTCTGGACGCCGATTTCGTGGCCGAGGACGGGGCCAAGCATCGCCCCGTCATGCTGCACCGTGCGATCCTTGGATCGTTCGAGCGTTTCATCGGCATCCTGATCGAAAGCTTCGCGGGCAAGCTGCCCTTCTGGCTGGCGCCCCGTCAGGTGGTCGTCGCCTCGATCGTGTCCGAGGCGGACGACTACGTGCACGAGGTGGTCGCAGCCTTGCGCGCGCGCGGCATCCGGGCCGAGGCCGACATCCGCAACGAGAAGATCAACTACAAGGTCCGCGAACATTCGGTCGGCAAGGTTCCGGTCATCCTCGCCATCGGCCGCAAGGAGGTCGAGGACCGCACCGTCACCCTGCGCCGTCTGGGCGAAAAGCAGACCTCGGTCATGGTGCTGGACGAGGTTGTCGCCATGCTGGCGGCCGAGGCCGTGGCCCCCGACCTCGCGCGCAAGGGCTGA
- a CDS encoding zinc-dependent alcohol dehydrogenase family protein: MLVGMRAASLNFRDLVVLRGQHGRAVQPPLIPLSDGVGVVRAVGAAVTGFAVGDRVSPAFFQNWAGGGPPRDLEIGRLGGPLDGVLATERVFPASGLVHVPGHLSDAEAATLPCAGLTAWSALFGDAPMRVGETLLILGTGGVALMALQLARAAGIRTIVTTSSPEKAARVSALGADLVIDRSATEDWAKAARAASDGGVDRVLELGGAATLPHSIKATRVGGQIILVGNVTGNTAELFLPAILTRQMTLRSVTVGSKQGLMALNRALAAHAIHPVVGRAVAFDDAPEAFRALEAQATFANICVQIGD, translated from the coding sequence GTGCTGGTGGGGATGCGCGCGGCCTCGCTCAATTTCCGCGACCTCGTCGTGCTGCGCGGCCAGCACGGGCGCGCGGTGCAGCCGCCGCTGATCCCGCTCTCGGACGGGGTGGGGGTGGTGCGGGCGGTGGGCGCGGCGGTGACCGGGTTTGCCGTGGGCGACCGCGTCTCGCCCGCCTTCTTCCAGAACTGGGCGGGCGGCGGCCCGCCGCGTGACCTGGAAATCGGGCGGCTTGGCGGCCCGCTCGACGGCGTCCTGGCGACGGAGCGGGTATTTCCGGCCAGCGGTCTTGTGCATGTGCCGGGTCACCTGAGCGACGCCGAGGCCGCGACGCTACCCTGCGCCGGTCTGACGGCGTGGAGCGCGCTGTTCGGCGACGCGCCCATGCGGGTGGGCGAAACGCTGTTGATCCTAGGAACCGGGGGCGTCGCGCTGATGGCGCTGCAACTGGCCCGGGCGGCGGGGATACGGACCATCGTCACGACCTCGTCGCCGGAGAAGGCCGCGCGGGTCAGCGCCCTGGGCGCGGACCTCGTGATCGACCGCTCGGCGACCGAGGATTGGGCCAAGGCCGCCCGCGCGGCCAGCGATGGTGGGGTGGACCGGGTGCTGGAACTGGGCGGGGCGGCGACGCTGCCGCATTCGATCAAGGCCACGCGCGTCGGCGGCCAGATCATCCTGGTCGGCAACGTCACCGGCAACACGGCCGAATTGTTCCTGCCCGCGATCCTGACCCGTCAGATGACGCTGCGCTCGGTCACCGTCGGCTCGAAACAGGGGCTCATGGCACTGAACCGCGCGCTCGCCGCCCATGCCATCCACCCCGTCGTGGGGCGCGCGGTCGCCTTCGACGACGCCCCCGAAGCGTTCCGCGCGCTGGAGGCGCAAGCCACCTTCGCCAATATTTGCGTGCAGATCGGCGACTGA
- the bufB gene encoding MNIO family bufferin maturase: MLDTAPSQSLPATVGVGYKPQHFTALTENPGPVGWVEIHAENYLGAGGRPMAQLRALSEQFPVSVHGVGLSIGGDRPLDRAHLARLRRLCDWLHPASFSEHLAWSTHDTGFLNDLLPLPYTEATLARVCAHIDQVQEALGRRILLENPSTYLAFAETDMDEVTFLSQIARRTGCGLLLDVNNVFVSATNQNWDARAYIDAFPLDAVGEIHLGGHDEDEDDHGARLLIDSHGRNVVDPVWTLYAHTLSRGGPRPTLIEWDTDVPDWPTLRAEAARADAILSPVEAGA; encoded by the coding sequence ATGCTCGACACCGCCCCCAGCCAGTCCCTGCCTGCCACTGTCGGTGTCGGCTACAAGCCGCAGCATTTCACCGCGCTGACGGAAAACCCCGGCCCGGTCGGTTGGGTCGAGATCCATGCCGAGAACTACCTCGGGGCCGGTGGCCGACCGATGGCGCAACTGCGTGCCCTCTCCGAACAGTTTCCCGTGTCTGTCCACGGTGTGGGCCTGTCGATCGGGGGGGACCGTCCGCTGGACCGCGCCCACCTTGCCCGGCTGCGCCGCCTTTGTGACTGGCTACACCCGGCCAGCTTTTCCGAACACCTGGCCTGGTCGACCCATGACACGGGCTTCCTGAACGACCTGCTGCCCCTGCCCTATACCGAGGCGACGCTGGCCCGCGTCTGCGCCCATATCGACCAAGTGCAAGAGGCATTGGGCCGCCGCATCCTTCTGGAAAACCCCTCGACCTACCTCGCCTTTGCCGAGACCGACATGGACGAGGTGACCTTCCTGTCGCAGATCGCGCGGCGCACCGGCTGCGGATTGCTGCTGGATGTCAACAACGTCTTCGTTTCGGCCACCAACCAGAACTGGGACGCCCGCGCCTATATCGACGCCTTTCCGTTGGACGCGGTCGGCGAAATCCATCTCGGCGGCCATGACGAGGATGAGGATGACCACGGCGCGCGGCTGTTGATCGACAGCCACGGGCGCAACGTGGTCGATCCGGTCTGGACGCTTTACGCCCACACGCTGTCGCGCGGCGGCCCGCGCCCCACGCTGATCGAATGGGACACCGATGTGCCCGACTGGCCAACGCTGCGGGCCGAGGCCGCGCGCGCCGATGCCATCCTGTCGCCGGTGGAGGCGGGCGCATGA
- a CDS encoding HvfC/BufC N-terminal domain-containing protein yields the protein MTQDAFATALLDADAPIPPGLTDPMGRPAPKRFAVYRNNVAASLIAALGDGFPVIKRLVGAEFFDAMAGVFFRACPPEDPRLPLWGGTFPGFLSGFPPVAHLPYLPDMARLELGLRQSYHAADAHPLDVSHHDAGSVLSLRPRLAPATLVMSSRHPILSIWRFTTSGGPKPAPRPRRTS from the coding sequence ATGACCCAAGACGCCTTCGCCACCGCCCTGCTGGACGCGGACGCCCCCATTCCCCCCGGCCTGACCGACCCGATGGGCCGCCCCGCGCCGAAACGGTTCGCCGTTTACCGCAACAATGTCGCCGCCTCGCTGATCGCGGCGCTGGGCGATGGCTTTCCGGTCATCAAACGCCTGGTCGGGGCCGAATTCTTCGACGCCATGGCCGGTGTCTTTTTCCGCGCCTGCCCGCCCGAGGACCCGCGCCTGCCGCTTTGGGGCGGGACGTTTCCCGGCTTCCTGTCAGGGTTTCCACCCGTCGCCCACCTGCCCTACCTGCCCGATATGGCGCGGCTGGAGCTTGGCCTGCGCCAAAGCTACCACGCCGCCGACGCGCACCCGCTGGACGTCTCGCACCACGATGCTGGCAGCGTCCTGTCCCTGCGGCCCCGTCTTGCGCCGGCCACGCTGGTGATGTCCTCGCGCCACCCGATCCTGTCGATCTGGCGCTTTACCACCAGCGGCGGGCCCAAACCCGCCCCCCGCCCCCGACGGACATCCTGA
- a CDS encoding DoxX family protein has product MRALIHLHNRLFAALETALAPWLIPTAARLIFAGTLLVYYWNSGVTKLSGGPFSLELGAYIQILPRQFEAAGYDPSALGPLAAPVVLLGTWAEFLLPALIVLGLFTRLSALGMIGFVAVQTWVDIVGHGVGGADLGAWFDADASGLIADQRAFWVFLLGIIVLRGAGPVSVDAMLGRQVSAALTPASQPR; this is encoded by the coding sequence ATGCGCGCCCTGATCCATCTGCACAATCGCCTTTTTGCCGCGCTGGAAACGGCGCTTGCCCCGTGGCTGATCCCCACCGCTGCGCGGCTGATCTTTGCCGGCACGCTGTTGGTCTACTATTGGAATTCCGGGGTGACCAAACTGTCGGGCGGGCCGTTTTCGCTCGAGCTTGGGGCCTATATCCAGATCCTTCCGCGCCAGTTCGAGGCGGCGGGCTATGACCCCTCGGCCCTTGGGCCGCTGGCTGCGCCCGTCGTGCTGCTGGGCACCTGGGCCGAGTTCCTCCTGCCCGCGCTGATCGTGCTGGGCCTGTTCACGCGCCTCTCGGCGCTGGGGATGATCGGCTTTGTCGCGGTGCAGACCTGGGTGGATATCGTCGGCCACGGCGTGGGCGGCGCGGATCTGGGCGCGTGGTTCGACGCCGACGCCTCGGGCCTCATCGCCGATCAGCGCGCCTTTTGGGTGTTCCTGCTGGGTATCATCGTCCTGCGCGGGGCCGGGCCGGTCTCGGTCGACGCGATGCTGGGCCGTCAGGTCAGCGCCGCCCTCACGCCCGCATCCCAGCCCAGGTAA
- a CDS encoding arsenate reductase family protein, producing the protein MIVYGLKTCDTCRKAVKALQGAGHDVRLVDVRAAPLTPDQIEAFVATFGEKIVNRRSTTWRGLSEVERALPEADLVAAHPSVMKRPVIDAGGPLYLGWDAGVRAALT; encoded by the coding sequence ATGATCGTTTACGGGCTGAAAACCTGCGATACCTGCCGCAAGGCAGTGAAGGCGCTGCAGGGCGCGGGGCATGACGTGCGGCTGGTCGATGTGCGGGCCGCGCCGCTGACCCCGGACCAGATCGAGGCGTTCGTGGCAACCTTTGGCGAAAAGATCGTCAATCGCCGCTCGACCACGTGGCGCGGCCTGTCCGAGGTGGAGCGCGCCCTGCCCGAGGCCGATCTGGTCGCGGCGCATCCTTCCGTCATGAAGCGTCCGGTGATCGACGCGGGCGGCCCGCTTTACCTGGGCTGGGATGCGGGCGTGAGGGCGGCGCTGACCTGA
- a CDS encoding cold-shock protein encodes MPTGTVKWFNTTKGYGFIAPDDGGKDVFVHISAVERAGMTGLADDTKIQYELREGRDGRSSAVDLVKL; translated from the coding sequence ATGCCCACCGGCACCGTGAAATGGTTCAACACCACCAAAGGCTATGGCTTCATCGCGCCCGACGATGGCGGCAAGGACGTGTTCGTGCACATCTCGGCCGTGGAGCGCGCCGGCATGACCGGCCTGGCCGACGACACCAAGATCCAGTACGAGCTGCGCGAAGGCCGCGATGGCCGGTCCTCGGCCGTGGATCTGGTCAAGCTCTGA
- a CDS encoding glycosyltransferase family 2 protein, with amino-acid sequence MRDECMFVTEWVAYHRVIGFDDVYVVTNHCSDGTDELCDRLARQGILTHIRNDDHGDSPPQVAALEKVLARAEMDDLRWLLHIDADEFLNIYDGRGLLSDWLPRVDHADAVALIWRLFGDSGRDHWPEGGLQTQILTQAAERARPFTAMQKTMFRPGLFASGNAHMPKKPAHAEVTLANAVGRGLHPGAMYHPTESDHRNAGDGTVNRKRHLPMEGAVINHYAVRTQDLFALKARRGGGMQTRFKSRYTVGARWYRAANVNDIEETLIQRHLPALRLEMQRLRAMDRDIAEIEAAAYARFEQARAQMQAADAAETMPKTGAA; translated from the coding sequence ATGCGCGACGAGTGCATGTTCGTCACCGAGTGGGTGGCCTATCACAGGGTCATCGGCTTTGACGACGTCTATGTCGTCACCAATCATTGCAGCGACGGCACGGACGAGTTGTGTGACCGGCTCGCGCGGCAGGGCATCCTGACCCATATCCGAAACGACGACCATGGCGACAGCCCGCCACAGGTGGCCGCCCTCGAAAAGGTGCTGGCCCGGGCCGAGATGGACGACCTCCGCTGGCTTTTGCACATCGACGCCGACGAATTCCTGAACATCTATGACGGCCGGGGCCTTTTGTCGGACTGGCTGCCGCGGGTCGACCATGCCGATGCCGTCGCGCTGATCTGGCGGCTCTTTGGCGACAGCGGCCGCGATCACTGGCCCGAGGGCGGTCTCCAGACCCAGATCCTGACGCAGGCCGCCGAACGCGCCCGCCCGTTCACCGCCATGCAGAAGACCATGTTCCGGCCCGGGCTATTTGCCAGCGGCAATGCGCATATGCCCAAGAAACCGGCCCATGCCGAGGTCACGCTGGCCAATGCTGTCGGCCGCGGCCTGCATCCGGGGGCGATGTACCATCCCACCGAAAGCGACCATCGCAACGCCGGTGACGGCACGGTGAACCGCAAGCGTCACCTGCCGATGGAAGGCGCGGTGATCAACCACTACGCCGTGCGCACGCAAGACCTTTTTGCCCTCAAGGCCCGGCGCGGCGGCGGTATGCAGACCCGGTTCAAGTCGCGCTACACTGTCGGCGCCCGCTGGTATCGCGCCGCCAACGTCAACGATATCGAGGAAACGCTGATCCAGCGTCACCTGCCCGCCCTGCGCCTCGAAATGCAGCGCCTGCGCGCCATGGACCGCGACATCGCCGAGATCGAGGCCGCCGCTTATGCCCGCTTCGAACAGGCCCGCGCGCAGATGCAGGCCGCAGACGCCGCCGAGACCATGCCCAAAACCGGCGCCGCGTAG